The following are from one region of the Sandaracinus amylolyticus genome:
- the malQ gene encoding 4-alpha-glucanotransferase has translation MKILGRRSAGVLVPLFSIRTGREWGVGEYPDLARFAKWAGDAGFSLVMTLPLLEPSPGNDSPYSSCSFFALDPLYLRIADVPELEALGGMSALTSEERALLDAVSESPRVRHADVRRLKDGVLRRCFERFERDVDASSERRAALARFVDEHGHWIHDYALFRTLKERFPQSWRDWPLEVRDASPERRAELRREHAREIAYRTWLQHLAFGQHQAARREAAAAGVALGGDEPFLVADDSADVWARKDRYRFDATVGAPPDAFSADGQEWGLPPYRWERIAEEGYELFAQRGRHTAQLYDLIRIDHVVGLYRTYHRPIDKSAHYFWPQHEPQQRAQGEAVLRAFASSGTELIAEDLGVIPDFVRASLKELGIPGYRVLRWEKDHDRFRDPAAWPELSVATTGTHDTESSIEWWDALPEWERNQARRIPQLADVPAERARKYGEEVHAALLDAVYRSPSRLALLPVQDVLALRDRVNTPNTVGPENWSWRMPWTISVMEEDAIVRGRRRQLRRLAELTERIAR, from the coding sequence ATGAAGATCCTCGGACGGCGTTCGGCGGGCGTCCTGGTCCCGCTCTTCTCGATTCGGACCGGACGCGAGTGGGGCGTGGGCGAGTACCCCGACCTCGCGCGCTTCGCGAAGTGGGCCGGCGACGCCGGGTTCTCGCTCGTGATGACGCTGCCGCTGCTCGAGCCTTCGCCGGGCAACGACAGCCCGTACTCGTCGTGCTCGTTCTTCGCGCTCGATCCGCTCTATCTCCGGATCGCCGACGTGCCGGAGCTCGAGGCGCTCGGCGGGATGAGCGCGCTGACCTCGGAGGAGCGCGCGCTGCTCGACGCGGTGAGCGAGTCGCCGCGGGTGCGCCATGCCGACGTGCGACGGCTCAAGGACGGAGTGCTGCGCCGCTGCTTCGAGCGCTTCGAGCGCGACGTGGACGCGTCGAGCGAGCGTCGCGCCGCGCTGGCGCGCTTCGTCGACGAGCACGGGCACTGGATCCACGACTACGCGCTCTTCCGCACGCTCAAGGAGCGCTTCCCGCAGAGCTGGCGCGACTGGCCGCTCGAGGTGCGCGACGCGAGCCCGGAGCGCCGCGCGGAGCTGCGTCGCGAGCACGCGCGCGAGATCGCGTACCGCACGTGGCTGCAGCACCTCGCGTTCGGGCAGCACCAGGCCGCGCGCAGGGAAGCGGCGGCCGCGGGCGTGGCGCTCGGGGGGGACGAGCCGTTCCTGGTCGCCGACGACAGCGCGGACGTGTGGGCGCGCAAGGATCGTTATCGCTTCGACGCGACCGTGGGCGCGCCGCCCGACGCGTTCAGTGCGGACGGTCAGGAGTGGGGCCTGCCGCCGTATCGCTGGGAGCGCATCGCGGAGGAGGGCTACGAGCTCTTCGCGCAGCGCGGGCGGCACACCGCGCAGCTCTACGATCTGATCCGCATCGATCACGTGGTCGGGCTCTACCGCACCTACCACCGGCCGATCGACAAGAGCGCGCACTACTTCTGGCCGCAGCACGAGCCGCAGCAGCGCGCGCAGGGCGAGGCCGTGCTGCGCGCGTTCGCGTCGTCGGGCACCGAGCTGATCGCCGAGGACCTCGGGGTGATCCCGGACTTCGTGCGCGCGTCGCTGAAGGAGCTCGGCATCCCGGGCTATCGCGTGCTGCGCTGGGAGAAGGATCACGATCGCTTCCGCGATCCCGCGGCGTGGCCCGAGCTCAGCGTGGCGACGACGGGCACCCACGACACCGAGAGCTCGATCGAGTGGTGGGACGCGCTGCCCGAGTGGGAGCGCAACCAGGCGCGGCGCATCCCGCAGCTCGCGGACGTGCCCGCGGAGCGCGCGCGGAAGTACGGCGAAGAGGTGCACGCGGCGCTGCTCGACGCGGTGTACCGCAGCCCGTCGCGGCTCGCGCTGCTTCCGGTGCAGGACGTGCTCGCGCTGCGCGATCGCGTGAACACGCCGAACACGGTGGGCCCCGAGAACTGGTCGTGGCGCATGCCGTGGACGATCTCGGTGATGGAGGAGGACGCGATCGTGCGCGGGCGTCGCCGTCAGCTTCGTCGGCTCGCAGAGCTGACCGAGCGCATCGCGCGCTGA
- a CDS encoding Crp/Fnr family transcriptional regulator: MQELGQADRQRLFERFGRSYAAGDTIYDEGESAEHCYLLQDGRVRLVKNIRGAERSLTVLKPGDLFGEDALLPRVRRSASAVALTDAQVLALDRRTFGVLLAGNPEVASRLVEQLVRRLRHAEEQLENAMLRDQPSRVVNTLLRLTAGLEASGEGYVLSISPLELSSRVGLDVDAVKKAVQQLRDGGYLRIADEKIILPDLDALRQLYQLLGMKEEVRGGFP, from the coding sequence ATGCAGGAGCTCGGACAAGCCGACCGCCAGCGTCTCTTCGAGCGCTTCGGCCGTTCCTACGCCGCCGGCGACACGATCTACGACGAGGGCGAGTCCGCGGAGCACTGTTATCTCCTGCAGGACGGCCGCGTCCGGCTCGTGAAGAACATCCGTGGCGCCGAGCGCAGCCTGACGGTGCTGAAGCCCGGCGATCTCTTCGGTGAGGACGCGCTGCTCCCGCGGGTGCGCCGGAGCGCCTCGGCCGTCGCGCTGACCGACGCACAGGTGCTCGCGCTCGACCGCCGCACCTTCGGCGTGCTGCTCGCGGGCAACCCCGAGGTCGCGAGCCGCTTGGTCGAGCAGCTGGTGCGGCGGCTGCGCCACGCCGAGGAGCAGCTCGAGAACGCGATGCTGCGCGACCAGCCCTCGCGCGTGGTGAACACGCTGCTCCGGCTGACGGCGGGGCTCGAGGCGAGCGGCGAGGGATACGTCCTCTCGATCTCGCCGCTCGAGCTGTCGAGCCGGGTGGGCCTCGACGTCGACGCAGTGAAGAAGGCCGTCCAGCAGCTGCGCGACGGCGGGTACCTCCGCATCGCCGACGAGAAGATCATCCTCCCCGACCTCGACGCGCTCAGGCAGCTCTACCAGCTGCTCGGCATGAAGGAAGAGGTACGGGGCGGGTTTCCGTGA